One genomic segment of Gemmatimonadota bacterium includes these proteins:
- a CDS encoding nucleotide pyrophosphohydrolase, producing MSLTDSQRRVDAWIAQFEEGYFHPLTNMARLSEEVGELAREVNHRFGQKTKKPEEAEGNLGMEMADILFVLICMANREGIDLQAAFDAMMAKVETRDADRWTKKTNEEQAT from the coding sequence ATGTCCCTGACCGACTCCCAACGGCGCGTCGACGCCTGGATCGCCCAGTTCGAGGAGGGCTACTTCCATCCGCTGACCAACATGGCGCGCCTCAGCGAAGAGGTGGGCGAGCTGGCGCGCGAGGTGAACCACCGCTTCGGCCAGAAGACCAAGAAGCCCGAGGAGGCGGAGGGCAACCTTGGCATGGAGATGGCCGACATCCTCTTCGTGCTGATCTGCATGGCGAACCGCGAGGGGATCGATCTGCAGGCGGCGTTCGACGCGATGATGGCGAAGGTGGAGACGCGGGATGCCGATCGATGGACAAAGAAGACCAACGAGGAGCAGGCAACGTGA